ATCAGCGGCTCATCTTCAATGATCATGACAGAGCCCGACATCATCTGCGAGATCTGCGCGGTGGCTTCATCGAAGGCATCGGCAATGTCCGCTTCATTCTTGGACAGAATGCGCGCGATATCGCCATCGTTGAAGCCTTCCAGCGTCTTCAACAAAAACACCTGGCGCGGGAGGCCGGGAATCACGGCGAGTTTGGCATGCGCGCGGCTCTCCCAAGTGTTGGCGCCTGTGTCAGCGCCCAGATTAACCTTGAGCGAGCCCCAGAGCTTCGAGAGAATGTGATAGAGTGTGACCTTGGGGTGATTTTTCGAGGTGCTGATCAGCGCCGGATTGGCGATCAGGCTTTCCAGAACGGCGGCCACATAAGTGTCTCCACTTTCCTGCGTGCCGGTCAGCGCGCGTGCATAGCGGCGCAAAAACGGAAGGTGGGGAACGATCACTTCAGAAAGAGACATGCTGAATTTCCTGCTTGCAAATATCTGCTAAATTGCGGAATTAAAACCAGAGTCTTAAGCTTGCGAAACTCGGGCAGCAAGCAATAAAGATTTTATTTGGCGTGGAACTTATGTGCCGCGCCCGCGTTTTGGTCTGGATAAGAGTGGGGTTTCTCCTTGAGCGACAAGAAACGGCAGAGTGAAATGGACGATGAGTCAGATGTATCTTCGTCCGTTGCGGATGCAGTGAGCGGCAAGTTGAAGGCCTATTACAACAGCGTCACTGGCCAGCCCATTCCCGATCGGTTTATGGACCTTCTTGCCAAGTTGGATGCTGCCTCTGCCTCCAAACCCGGCAAGACGAATGACTGAAAACACTGATCTCCAAAACGAGGCTGAATTCAACCGGTCGCTGCTCGATTCGGTGCGCCCACTGCGTGCCTTTGCCATTTCGCTATCCGGCAAAGTGGACCGCGCCGATGACCTGGTGCAGGAAACCCTGACCAAGGCTTGGGCCCACCGCGACAGCTTCCAGCCCGGGAGCAATATGCGGGCCTGGCTATTCACCATCTTGCGCAATGAATTTTATTCCTTTCTGCGCAAGCGCCGGCGCGAGGTGGAAGATGCAGATGGCAAGATGGCGCTGAATACCGCAGTGGCACCGGAACAGCCCGGACATCTGGACCTGCGCGACATGCAGGCGGCTTTGGAAAACCTGCCTCCCGACCAGCGCGAAGCCCTGTTGCTGGTGAGTGCCTCAGACATGTCCTACGAAGATGCGGCATTGATCTGCGGCGTGGCGGTGGGCACGATTAAAAGCCGCGTGAACCGGGCGCGCTCCAGCCTGGCGCGTGCCCTTTCCATCGAGTCCGGATCGGAATTCGGACCGGACCGGACCATCCAAGCCGCGATTGCGGCGCCCTATTCAGAATAAATTACAAAGCATGGAACTCCTTGGGTTTCCGCGCATTCTCACTAAGCCGGGACGTGCCTCTTGGCCAAGTTTTGTACGAGCCGGGAGAGCAGCATGAATTTCTCAAACCTTCTGCATTGGGCTGCAGTGTTTTTTATTATCGCCCTTGTAGCAGCGTTCCTCGGTTTCGGCACGATTGTGGGCCCCTCTCTTGAAGGGGCCAAATTTCTTTTCTGGGCTGCAATCATCCTGGCAGTGATATCAGCGGTGATCGGGTTGGTGAGAAAATCCTGATTTCATCACTCAGTAAGTCCTGCCATGGTGAGGGCTCCCGCAAGGGTGGCCTTATGCGTTTGAACCGGAAGCTCTGTTGTCTGCATGTTGCAAGCCCTTAAAGCCGCTTGGCCTACCTTGGTCACAGGTCTCGGCCTCACCGCCCTGATCACGGGTGCGGCTCATCTTGCAGAAAATCAGAGTTTACAGCAGCGCGCCAAGGCCCGCGCAGATTTGACGTTGAAACGTGCCATCGTGCGGCTGCAGCAGGAAGGCAACCACGTTCAAAACGTCCTGGCCTTTATCGATGCCAGCAAGAGTCCAAATTCCGGCGTGTCGGCCATTCTCGACAATCTCAATTCCGCCTATTTGAAACCTACTTCGGCTGCGACCTGGATCTGGGTGAGAAGTTATCCGGCGGGTGACACTGCTGCAGCTTTGCAGGACCTCGCGGAACTCGTCGGCAAACCCACGTCACTCTCCGGCGCCAGCGATCAAGGCCTGCTGCCGGTGGTCTATGCCTACCGCGCATCGGGCACATTGCAGCCCGGCTACAATTTGGCTTCCGAAGTCTGGGTGGGCAAGACCTTGAAGATGATTGACCGGGGTGCCGTCTATGCTTTGGTTGCCCCCGGTGAAAGCACCATCTGGCCGCAAGGTGCATTGGTGGTTGAGGCGGCCACGGCGGGATCGCTGAACCGCGTGCTGCGCGTGATCCCCAAGGATGATCTTGCCACCGTTGCCTATCTGAGCGACGACCAGACGCTATCTCTCTCCGACGAGCGGCACCCTGATTTGGCATTGGGAGACGTGGCACCAGCCAACGCCAATGGCATTTCAAGCGATGTGATCGCAGCTTCGCCGAAGACCACGCTTTCCATTCCGGTTTTGCCGGGCCAGCCCGTCGTTTGGATTCCGGTCATGCTGGTCAGCTTGATGATGACCGGGCTTGCCACGGTGTTTCATGCCAGCCAGATCCTGCGGGACCGTGCCAGCATTACCCTTGCGCAGCTTTCCGGCACGCAATCCACCCTGGCTGATACGCAAATGTCTGAGCAGGCGTTTTTTGAAACCTCAGGCACCGCAAATTTCATCGCCGATGTGGATAGCCGGCTGATCGTGCGCGCCAATGACACGCTGTGCGAATTGCTGGGCTATAGCCGCGAGGAATTGCTGAAGCTGACGGCCACCGACATCACCCATCCCGACGACGTGGCAAAATCAGAGCAGGCCGCCAATGAACTGTCCGCAGCGGGCTCTTTCCTGGCGCAATTTGAAAAGCGCTATTTGAGCAAGTCCGGTGATGTGATCTGGTGCGTGGCCAATTCCCGCGCCTACCGTACAAGTTCAGGCAAAGGACAATTTGCCTGCACCATCGTTGACATTTCGGCCCGCAAGGAAGCCGAGATGCGCCGCGATGATCTGGTGCGTGAGCTGGCGCACCGGGTGCGCAACACGGTGCAACTGGTGGCCAGCCTGGCCCGGCAGACGGCGAAATCCGCCCGGAGTGTTGCTGATTATGATCACCGGTTCCAGGAACGCCTGGTGGCGCTCAAGGCCGCGCAGGATTCCCTGTTTGAAACGGCCTGGGGCTCGGTGCAGTTGACCGATGTGGCGGCGCGCACGCTGGAGCCCTTCACCGCCACCCATGGCGAGCGGCTGAAAGTGCAGCTTCCCAATTTGCGCCTTGATCCACAACAGGCCCAGACGATGGCCATTGCGCTCCACGAGCTGGCGGCCAATTCCTCCGTACACGGTGCTTTGGGGCACGGCGGTTCATCCGAATTGCGTGGCCAGCTGCAACGCACGGATGAAGGCGTTTCCTTCATTCTGGAATGGGAAGACCATAA
This genomic interval from Aestuariivirga litoralis contains the following:
- a CDS encoding response regulator, whose product is MSLSEVIVPHLPFLRRYARALTGTQESGDTYVAAVLESLIANPALISTSKNHPKVTLYHILSKLWGSLKVNLGADTGANTWESRAHAKLAVIPGLPRQVFLLKTLEGFNDGDIARILSKNEADIADAFDEATAQISQMMSGSVMIIEDEPLIALDLEDIVSSLGHSCTGVARTHSEAVKLAAKKKPDLVLSDIQLADGSSGIDAVSDILKSYEVPVIFITAFPERLLTGEKPEPTFLITKPFSPDMVKAMIAQALFFNSGPSA
- a CDS encoding DUF1328 domain-containing protein, whose protein sequence is MNFSNLLHWAAVFFIIALVAAFLGFGTIVGPSLEGAKFLFWAAIILAVISAVIGLVRKS
- a CDS encoding NepR family anti-sigma factor, coding for MSDKKRQSEMDDESDVSSSVADAVSGKLKAYYNSVTGQPIPDRFMDLLAKLDAASASKPGKTND
- a CDS encoding sensor histidine kinase encodes the protein MLQALKAAWPTLVTGLGLTALITGAAHLAENQSLQQRAKARADLTLKRAIVRLQQEGNHVQNVLAFIDASKSPNSGVSAILDNLNSAYLKPTSAATWIWVRSYPAGDTAAALQDLAELVGKPTSLSGASDQGLLPVVYAYRASGTLQPGYNLASEVWVGKTLKMIDRGAVYALVAPGESTIWPQGALVVEAATAGSLNRVLRVIPKDDLATVAYLSDDQTLSLSDERHPDLALGDVAPANANGISSDVIAASPKTTLSIPVLPGQPVVWIPVMLVSLMMTGLATVFHASQILRDRASITLAQLSGTQSTLADTQMSEQAFFETSGTANFIADVDSRLIVRANDTLCELLGYSREELLKLTATDITHPDDVAKSEQAANELSAAGSFLAQFEKRYLSKSGDVIWCVANSRAYRTSSGKGQFACTIVDISARKEAEMRRDDLVRELAHRVRNTVQLVASLARQTAKSARSVADYDHRFQERLVALKAAQDSLFETAWGSVQLTDVAARTLEPFTATHGERLKVQLPNLRLDPQQAQTMAIALHELAANSSVHGALGHGGSSELRGQLQRTDEGVSFILEWEDHNPNLTSKPKRKGFGTRVLQDLFPSQFGGTAELHWNSSGVLYHAELPVSHQAEA
- a CDS encoding sigma-70 family RNA polymerase sigma factor, whose translation is MTENTDLQNEAEFNRSLLDSVRPLRAFAISLSGKVDRADDLVQETLTKAWAHRDSFQPGSNMRAWLFTILRNEFYSFLRKRRREVEDADGKMALNTAVAPEQPGHLDLRDMQAALENLPPDQREALLLVSASDMSYEDAALICGVAVGTIKSRVNRARSSLARALSIESGSEFGPDRTIQAAIAAPYSE